From the genome of Cytobacillus firmus, one region includes:
- the nagA gene encoding N-acetylglucosamine-6-phosphate deacetylase, whose amino-acid sequence MKAILLKGMQIYAEDQKIEEGYILLQDHQIIGIGPITELPSPEGVEVMEVPSSFLAIPGLIDIHIHGVNGADVMDATVEALEIMSAALPKEGTTSFLATTMTQSQTAIEKALINAGGYIQKNQPPGKAEILGIHLEGPYVNKSKAGAQPEEFIVNSSIEQFEKWNNLANKTVKIVTLAPEQPGGMEMVKYLDENGIIASIGHSDATYEEVSQAIEAGAKHVTHLFNQMRGLHHREPGVVGAALLREELTAELIADGVHVRPEMMKLAFQQKGEKELILITDAMRAKCLKSGVYDLGGQAVTVEDGKAVLQDGTLAGSILKLGNAMKNMMAFTGCSLEDAIQMASVNPAKQLNVIDRKGTLSIGKDADIVILDEQLEAAMTFCRGELAYHRGGEQQ is encoded by the coding sequence CCAGATAATCGGGATTGGACCAATCACGGAACTTCCATCACCGGAGGGAGTTGAAGTGATGGAAGTTCCCTCTTCCTTTCTGGCCATTCCCGGACTAATAGATATTCATATACATGGAGTTAATGGTGCTGATGTGATGGATGCCACAGTGGAGGCGTTAGAGATCATGTCTGCTGCTCTTCCTAAAGAAGGAACTACCAGCTTCTTAGCCACAACAATGACTCAGAGCCAAACAGCCATTGAAAAGGCTCTAATAAACGCTGGGGGCTATATACAGAAGAATCAGCCTCCCGGTAAAGCAGAAATTCTTGGCATCCACCTTGAAGGACCTTATGTCAATAAGTCCAAAGCTGGTGCTCAGCCTGAGGAGTTCATTGTAAATTCCAGTATTGAGCAATTTGAAAAGTGGAATAATCTCGCAAATAAAACGGTAAAAATTGTTACACTGGCTCCTGAACAGCCAGGCGGCATGGAAATGGTGAAATACCTGGATGAAAACGGCATTATTGCTTCTATCGGCCATTCCGATGCCACATATGAAGAAGTCTCCCAAGCTATTGAGGCTGGTGCTAAACATGTCACACACCTATTTAATCAAATGCGCGGCCTGCATCATCGGGAACCCGGTGTGGTGGGTGCTGCTTTGCTTCGCGAAGAATTAACAGCAGAATTAATCGCCGACGGTGTTCATGTACGTCCTGAAATGATGAAGCTTGCCTTTCAGCAAAAAGGCGAAAAAGAACTGATTCTTATCACAGACGCCATGCGTGCCAAATGCTTAAAAAGTGGAGTCTATGATCTTGGCGGACAGGCTGTAACGGTTGAAGACGGGAAGGCTGTTTTACAGGATGGGACCCTCGCAGGGAGCATTCTAAAACTCGGAAATGCAATGAAAAATATGATGGCTTTCACGGGCTGCTCACTGGAAGATGCAATCCAAATGGCTTCTGTAAATCCGGCTAAGCAGTTAAATGTCATTGATCGCAAAGGAACCCTTAGCATTGGAAAAGATGCTGATATCGTGATATTGGATGAGCAGCTTGAAGCAGCCATGACATTTTGCCGCGGAGAGCTTGCCTATCATCGAGGAGGAGAACAGCAGTGA